One window from the genome of Caloranaerobacter sp. TR13 encodes:
- a CDS encoding nucleoside-diphosphate sugar epimerase/dehydratase, which translates to MQKKLRTIYLITIDMFLINLAFYLAFYLRFDGVLPPEHFHKYLDNILAITTIKIIVFYYFKLYKNLWKYASIEELVQIVVATVVANAAILSYLFIKQAHLPRSIYILVTMIDMMLIGGVRFSYRALRRVKNRDFKISSNEKRVMIIGAGDAGAMVIKELKNHKDLNSKPVAVIDDDEKKEGQRINGVPVLGQRWDIVSVARKKKIDEIIIAIPSASKKDIREIVEECKRTKCKLKILPGMFELIDGKVTINDIRDVQIEDLLGREQVKLNIEEISGYLRNKKVLVTGGGGSIGSELCRQIAKFKPSELIILDIYENNAYDLQNELKRKYKDLNLKVVIASIREKERIEEVMDKFRPDVVFHAAAHKHVPLMEDNPKEAVKNNVFGTLNVAQAADKYGVKKFVLISTDKAVNPTNVMGATKRICEMIVQSIDKVSKTEFVAVRFGNVLGSNGSVIPLFKKQIAEGGPVTVTHPEIIRYFMTIPEAAQLVIQAGAMAQGGEIFVLDMGEPVKIVDLARDLIKLSGFEPDVDIPIEFIGLRPGEKLYEELLLDEEGITSTRHEKIFIGKPIFNDYKLLMKKLENLRKTLNTYSNEELKEYLTELVPTYRRDSYIDDINNNEVAFEIAVGHSK; encoded by the coding sequence TACTTAAGGTTTGATGGAGTTTTACCACCTGAACACTTTCATAAGTATTTAGATAATATTTTGGCTATAACTACTATTAAAATAATTGTGTTTTACTACTTTAAACTTTATAAAAATCTATGGAAGTATGCTAGTATAGAAGAACTTGTTCAAATAGTAGTAGCAACAGTAGTAGCTAACGCTGCAATATTAAGTTATCTATTCATAAAACAGGCTCATTTACCAAGAAGCATATATATACTTGTAACTATGATTGATATGATGTTAATTGGTGGAGTTCGTTTTAGTTATAGAGCATTAAGAAGGGTAAAGAATAGAGATTTTAAAATAAGTAGTAATGAAAAAAGGGTTATGATTATTGGTGCAGGCGATGCTGGAGCAATGGTTATAAAAGAGTTAAAGAATCATAAAGATTTAAACAGTAAACCAGTTGCTGTAATCGATGATGATGAAAAAAAAGAAGGGCAAAGAATAAATGGTGTTCCAGTTTTAGGCCAAAGATGGGATATAGTGAGTGTAGCTAGAAAGAAAAAGATTGATGAAATAATAATTGCTATTCCATCTGCTAGTAAAAAGGATATTAGAGAGATTGTTGAAGAATGTAAAAGAACGAAATGTAAACTTAAGATACTTCCTGGAATGTTTGAACTTATTGATGGTAAAGTTACTATAAATGATATAAGAGATGTTCAAATAGAAGATTTATTAGGTAGAGAACAAGTCAAATTAAATATTGAAGAGATAAGTGGCTATTTGAGAAATAAAAAAGTATTAGTTACTGGTGGTGGAGGTTCTATTGGTTCAGAACTGTGTAGACAGATAGCTAAGTTTAAACCTAGTGAACTTATTATTCTAGATATATATGAGAATAATGCTTACGATTTACAAAATGAATTAAAAAGGAAATATAAGGATTTAAACTTAAAGGTAGTTATCGCTTCTATTCGAGAAAAAGAAAGGATAGAAGAGGTTATGGATAAGTTTAGACCAGATGTTGTATTCCATGCTGCAGCTCATAAACATGTGCCATTGATGGAGGATAATCCAAAAGAAGCTGTTAAGAACAATGTTTTTGGCACACTAAATGTTGCTCAAGCAGCGGACAAGTATGGAGTTAAGAAATTTGTTTTGATTTCTACTGATAAAGCTGTTAATCCTACGAATGTAATGGGAGCAACAAAGAGAATATGTGAAATGATAGTTCAATCTATAGACAAGGTTAGTAAAACTGAGTTTGTGGCAGTAAGATTTGGAAACGTATTAGGTAGTAATGGTAGTGTTATACCTTTATTTAAAAAACAAATCGCGGAAGGCGGCCCTGTTACTGTAACTCATCCAGAGATTATAAGATATTTTATGACTATTCCAGAGGCAGCACAACTTGTTATCCAAGCAGGTGCTATGGCACAAGGTGGAGAAATATTTGTATTGGATATGGGTGAACCAGTTAAAATTGTAGATTTAGCAAGAGATTTAATAAAATTATCAGGTTTTGAACCAGATGTAGATATACCTATAGAGTTTATAGGTTTAAGACCAGGTGAAAAGTTATATGAAGAGTTGCTATTAGATGAAGAAGGAATAACATCCACAAGACATGAGAAAATATTTATTGGTAAGCCTATATTTAATGATTATAAGTTATTGATGAAAAAACTTGAGAATTTAAGAAAAACATTAAATACTTACAGTAACGAAGAGTTAAAAGAATATTTAACTGAATTAGTTCCTACATATAGAAGAGATAGTTACATAGATGATATTAACAACAATGAAGTTGCATTTGAAATAGCAGTTGGTCATTCAAAGTAA
- a CDS encoding YveK family protein — translation MEEIELREYFFILWKRAWLIALITILSVVTSGIISYFVLEPEYQTFATLMVGKPKNSEDTIQYSDVLLNQKLVTTYGEIAKSRVVSKEVIKNLKLNLAPEELRKKINVTLVRDTEIIKIEVTDKDPELAAKIANELSNVFMKHVVKIMKIENVQVIDRAEVPINPVKPKPKLNMAIAGVLGIMISIFIIFFIEYLDNTIKTPEDVERYLDLPVIGIIPDISK, via the coding sequence ATGGAAGAAATTGAATTAAGGGAGTATTTTTTTATTTTATGGAAAAGAGCGTGGTTAATCGCACTCATAACAATTTTATCTGTCGTTACTAGTGGAATTATAAGTTATTTTGTATTAGAGCCTGAGTATCAGACTTTTGCTACTCTTATGGTTGGCAAACCTAAAAATAGTGAAGATACAATACAATATTCTGATGTACTTTTAAATCAAAAATTAGTAACTACATATGGTGAAATAGCAAAGAGTAGAGTCGTATCTAAGGAAGTTATAAAAAATCTTAAGTTAAACTTAGCACCTGAAGAACTAAGAAAAAAAATCAATGTTACTTTAGTCAGAGATACAGAAATTATTAAAATAGAGGTTACTGATAAAGACCCTGAGCTTGCAGCTAAAATTGCTAATGAGCTTTCTAATGTTTTTATGAAACATGTAGTTAAAATAATGAAGATAGAAAATGTTCAAGTTATAGATAGAGCAGAAGTTCCTATAAATCCAGTAAAACCTAAGCCTAAGCTGAATATGGCTATTGCTGGAGTTTTAGGCATTATGATAAGTATTTTTATAATTTTCTTTATTGAATATCTTGATAATACAATAAAGACTC